Proteins co-encoded in one Microcebus murinus isolate Inina chromosome 5, M.murinus_Inina_mat1.0, whole genome shotgun sequence genomic window:
- the VARS2 gene encoding valine--tRNA ligase, mitochondrial isoform X1, with protein MPHLPLASFRPPLWGLRPSRGLPRSHPLSTQSEPHGFPISRRNREAKKKRLREKQAALQAGIAGKSKSPTEFNKAWSPKEVVLYEIPTKPGEKKDVSGCLPPAYSPRYVEAAWYQWWVQEGFFKPEYQAQLPQATGETFSMCIPPPNVTGSLHIGHALTVAIQDALVRWHRMRGDRVLWVPGSDHAGIATQAVVEKQLWKERGVRRHELSREDFLREVWQWKEAKGGEICEQLRALGASLDWDRECFTMDAGSSAAVTEAFVRLYEAGLLYRNRQLVNWSCALRSAISDIEVESRPLPGRTELRLPGCPISVCFGLLVSVAFPVDGEPDAEVVVGTTRPETLPGDVAVAVHPDDSRYTHLHGRQLRHPLTGQLLPLITDSAVEPHVGTGAVKVTPAHSPVDAEMGARHGLSPLNVIAEDGTMTSLCGDWLQGLHRFVAREKIMSALRERGLFRGLQNHPMVLPICSRSGDVVEYLLKSQWSVRCREMGERAAQAVESGALELSPAFHQKSWQHWFAHIGDWCVSRQLWWGHQIPAYLVVEEHVQGDREDCWVVGRSEAEAREVAAELTGRPGAQLVLERDPDVLDTWFSSALFPFSALGWPRETLDLARFYPLSLLETGSDLLLFWVGRMVMLGTQLTGQLPFSKVLLHPMVRDRQGRKMSKSLGNVLDPRDIICGVGLQVLQEKLRSGNLDPAELAIAAAAQTKDFPHGIPECGTDALRFTLCSHGVLGGDLHLSVSEVQSCRHFCNKIWNALRFILGVLGEQFVPQPAEELSPSSPLDAWILSRLALAARECERGFLARELSLVTHALHHFWLHNLCDVYLEAVKPQLRHAPRALGPPQVLFLCADLGLRLLAPLMPFLAEELWQRLPPRPGCSPTPSVSVAPYPSARSLEHWRQPELERRFSRVQEAAQALRALRATYQLTKARPRVLLQSSEPGEQDLFEAFLEPLGTLGHCGAVGLLPPGAVAPFGWAQAPLSDTVQVYMELQGLVEPQTHLPLLAARRHKLQKQLDGLIARTPPEGEAETQRQQKLSSLQLELSKLDRAAWHLQQLMDESPALGARSVPEDKQIG; from the exons ATGCCTCATTTGCCTCTAGCGTCTTTTCGACCGCCACTTTGGGGGCTGAGGCCCTCACGGGGCCTCCCCAGGTCCCATCCCCTTTCTACACAGTCAGAGCCACATGGATTTCCCATCTCTCGGAGGAATCGTGAAGCCAAAAAGAAGCGCCTGCGGGAGAAGCAGGCGGCGCTGCAGGCTGGGATAGCTGGGAAGAGCAAG TCACCCACAGAGTTCAATAAGGCTTGGAGTCCTAAGGAGGTAGTATTGTATGAAATCCCCACGAAACCCGGTGAAAAGAAAG ATGTCTCTGGGTGCCTGCCTCCTGCCTACAGCCCCCGATATGTTGAGGCTGCCTGGTACCAGTGGTGGGTGCAAGAGGGCTTCTTCAAACCAGAATATCAG GCCCAGCTGCCGCAGGCCACAGGGGAGACGTTTTCCATGTGTATCCCACCTCCCAATGTCACTGGCTCCCTGCACATTGGCCATGCACTCACAGTGGCTATACAGGATGCCCTTGTGCGCTG GCACCGGATGCGTGGGGACCGAGTGCTGTGGGTCCCTGGCTCAGATCATGCAGGGATTGCTACACAA GCTGTGGTGGAGAAACAGCTATGGAAGGAGCGGGGAGTGAGGAGACATGAGCTGAGCCGGGAAGACTTCCTTAGGGAGGTGTGGCAGTGGAAGGAGGC GAAAGGTGGAGAGATCTGTGAGCAGCTGCGAGCTCTGGGTGCCTCCCTGGACTGGGACCGAGAGTGTTTCACCATGGATGCT GGCTCCTCAGCGGCCGTCACCGAAGCTTTTGTGCGACTCTACGAGGCGGGGTTGTTGTACCGGAACCGTCAGCTTGTCAACTGGTCATGTGCTTTAAGATCAGCCATCTCGGACATTGAG GTGGAGAGTAGGCCCCTGCCTGGCCGCACGGAGCTTCGACTGCCCGGCTGCCCCATCTCTGTGTGTTTCGGCCTCCTGGTTTCTGTTGCCTTCCCCGTGGATGGAGAGCCTG ATGCAGAGGTCGTGGTGGGAACCACGAGGCCAGAGACGCTACCTGGAGACGTGGCTGTGGCTGTTCATCCGGACGACTCCCGCTACACA CATCTGCATGGGCGGCAGCTTCGTCACCCCTTGACAGGGCAGCTTCTGCCCCTTATCACAGACTCCGCTGTTGAGCCACATGTGGGCACAG GGGCAGTGAAGGTGACTCCAGCACACAGTCCTGTCGATGCTGAGATGGGGGCCCGACACGGCTTGAGTCCCCTGAACGTCATTGCAGAGGATGGGACCATGACCTCCCTGTGCGGGGACTGGCTGCAG GGCCTTCACCGATTCGTAGCCCGGGAAAAGATAATGTCTGCGCTGAGGGAGCGGGGCCTGTTCCGGGGCCTCCAGAACCACCCCATGGTCCTGCCCATCTGCag CCGTTCCGGGGACGTGGTGGAATACCTGCTGAAGAGCCAGTGGTCTGTCCGCTGCCGGGAGATGGGCGAGCGGGCTGCCCAG GCCGTGGAGTCAGGGGCCCTGGAGCTCAGCCCGGCCTTCCACCAGAAGAGCTGGCAGCACTGGTTTGCCCACATCGG GGACTGGTGTGTCTCGCGGCAGCTTTGGTGGGGCCATCAGATCCCAGCCTACTTGGTCGTAGAGGAGCACGTGCAG GGTGACAGGGAGGACTGTTGGGTGGTTGGGCGGTCAGAGGCCGAGGCCAGAGAGGTCGCAGCAGAACTGACAGGGAGACCCGGGGCACAGCTGGTCCTGGAGAGGG ACCCTGATGTCTTGGACACATGGTTCTCTTCGGCCCTGTTCCCCTTTTCTGCCCTGGGCTGGCCCCGAGAG ACTCTAGACCTCGCTCGCTTCTACCCCCTGTCACTTTTGGAAACGGGCAGTGACCTCCTGCTGTTTTGGGTGGGCCGCATGGTTATGCTAGGCACTCAGCTCACAGGACAGCTCCCCTTCAGCAAG GTGCTTCTTCACCCCATGGTTCGGGACAGGCAGGGCCGGAAGATGAGCAAGTCCCTGGGGAATGTGCTGGATCCACGGGACATCATttgtggggtggggctgcag GTGCTGCAGGAAAAGCTGAGAAGTGGGAACTTGGACCCCGCAGAGCTGGCCATCGCAGCCGCCGCACAG ACAAAGGACTTTCCTCATGGGATCCCTGAGTGCGGGACAGATGCCCTGAGATTCACACTCTGCTCCCACGGAGTCCTGG GGGGCGACTTGCACCTGTCTGTCTCTGAGGTTCAGAGCTGCCGACATTTCTGCAACAAGATCTGGAACGCCCTGCGCTTTATCCTCGGTGTCCTAGGGGAGCAGTTCGTGCCGCAGCCGGCAGAGGAG CTGTCTCCCTCCTCACCCTTGGACGCCTGGATCCTGAGCCGCCTTGCCCTCGCTGCCCGCGAGTGCGAGCGGGGCTTCCTCGCCCGGGAGCTGTCGCTCGTCACCCACGCCCTGCACCACTTCTGGCTGCACAACCTCTGTGACGTTTACCTG GAGGCTGTGAAGCCCCAGCTGCGGCACGCGCCCCGTGCCCTGGGACCCCCTCAGGTCCTGTTCCTCTGCGCCGACCTCGGCCTCCGCCTCCTCGCCCCGCTAATGCCCTTCCTGGCTGAAGAGCTCTGGCAGAGGCTgccccccaggcctggctgctcccccacccccagtgtctCGGTTGCCCCCTACCCCAGTGCGCGAAGCTTG GAGCACTGGCGCCAGCCCGAGCTGGAGCGGCGCTTCTCCCGGGTCCAGGAGGCCGCGCAGGCGCTGAGGGCCCTCCGAGCCACGTACCAACTCACCAAGGCCCGGCCCCGAG TGCTGCTGCAGAGCTCTGAGCCTGGGGAGCAGGACCTCTTCGAGGCGTTCCTTGAGCCCCTGGGCACCCTGGGCCACTGTGGGGCCGTGGGCCTCTTACCCCCGGGTGCAGTAGCTCCCTTTGGCTGGGCCCAGGCTCCGCTAAGTGACACAGTGCAGGTCTACATGGAGCTGCAG GGCCTGGTGGAGCCCCAGACCCATCTGCCTCTGCTAGCCGCCCGAAGGCACAAGTTGCAGAAGCAGCTCGATGGCCTCATAGCCAGGACCCCACCCGAAGGGGAGGCAGAGACTCAGAGGCAGCAGAAG CTGTCTTCGCTCCAGTTGGAGCTGTCGAAACTGGACAGGGCGGCCTGGCACCTCCAGCAGCTGATGGATGAGTCTCCAGCCCTGGGGGCTCGAAGTGTCCCTGAGGACAAACAGATCGGTTAG
- the VARS2 gene encoding valine--tRNA ligase, mitochondrial isoform X2, with the protein MPHLPLASFRPPLWGLRPSRGLPRSHPLSTQSEPHGFPISRRNREAKKKRLREKQAALQAGIAGKSKSPTEFNKAWSPKEVVLYEIPTKPGEKKDVSGCLPPAYSPRYVEAAWYQWWVQEGFFKPEYQAQLPQATGETFSMCIPPPNVTGSLHIGHALTVAIQDALVRWHRMRGDRVLWVPGSDHAGIATQAVVEKQLWKERGVRRHELSREDFLREVWQWKEAKGGEICEQLRALGASLDWDRECFTMDAGSSAAVTEAFVRLYEAGLLYRNRQLVNWSCALRSAISDIEVESRPLPGRTELRLPGCPISVCFGLLVSVAFPVDGEPDAEVVVGTTRPETLPGDVAVAVHPDDSRYTHLHGRQLRHPLTGQLLPLITDSAVEPHVGTGAVKVTPAHSPVDAEMGARHGLSPLNVIAEDGTMTSLCGDWLQGLHRFVAREKIMSALRERGLFRGLQNHPMVLPICSRSGDVVEYLLKSQWSVRCREMGERAAQAVESGALELSPAFHQKSWQHWFAHIGDWCVSRQLWWGHQIPAYLVVEEHVQGDREDCWVVGRSEAEAREVAAELTGRPGAQLVLERDPDVLDTWFSSALFPFSALGWPREVLLHPMVRDRQGRKMSKSLGNVLDPRDIICGVGLQVLQEKLRSGNLDPAELAIAAAAQTKDFPHGIPECGTDALRFTLCSHGVLGGDLHLSVSEVQSCRHFCNKIWNALRFILGVLGEQFVPQPAEELSPSSPLDAWILSRLALAARECERGFLARELSLVTHALHHFWLHNLCDVYLEAVKPQLRHAPRALGPPQVLFLCADLGLRLLAPLMPFLAEELWQRLPPRPGCSPTPSVSVAPYPSARSLEHWRQPELERRFSRVQEAAQALRALRATYQLTKARPRVLLQSSEPGEQDLFEAFLEPLGTLGHCGAVGLLPPGAVAPFGWAQAPLSDTVQVYMELQGLVEPQTHLPLLAARRHKLQKQLDGLIARTPPEGEAETQRQQKLSSLQLELSKLDRAAWHLQQLMDESPALGARSVPEDKQIG; encoded by the exons ATGCCTCATTTGCCTCTAGCGTCTTTTCGACCGCCACTTTGGGGGCTGAGGCCCTCACGGGGCCTCCCCAGGTCCCATCCCCTTTCTACACAGTCAGAGCCACATGGATTTCCCATCTCTCGGAGGAATCGTGAAGCCAAAAAGAAGCGCCTGCGGGAGAAGCAGGCGGCGCTGCAGGCTGGGATAGCTGGGAAGAGCAAG TCACCCACAGAGTTCAATAAGGCTTGGAGTCCTAAGGAGGTAGTATTGTATGAAATCCCCACGAAACCCGGTGAAAAGAAAG ATGTCTCTGGGTGCCTGCCTCCTGCCTACAGCCCCCGATATGTTGAGGCTGCCTGGTACCAGTGGTGGGTGCAAGAGGGCTTCTTCAAACCAGAATATCAG GCCCAGCTGCCGCAGGCCACAGGGGAGACGTTTTCCATGTGTATCCCACCTCCCAATGTCACTGGCTCCCTGCACATTGGCCATGCACTCACAGTGGCTATACAGGATGCCCTTGTGCGCTG GCACCGGATGCGTGGGGACCGAGTGCTGTGGGTCCCTGGCTCAGATCATGCAGGGATTGCTACACAA GCTGTGGTGGAGAAACAGCTATGGAAGGAGCGGGGAGTGAGGAGACATGAGCTGAGCCGGGAAGACTTCCTTAGGGAGGTGTGGCAGTGGAAGGAGGC GAAAGGTGGAGAGATCTGTGAGCAGCTGCGAGCTCTGGGTGCCTCCCTGGACTGGGACCGAGAGTGTTTCACCATGGATGCT GGCTCCTCAGCGGCCGTCACCGAAGCTTTTGTGCGACTCTACGAGGCGGGGTTGTTGTACCGGAACCGTCAGCTTGTCAACTGGTCATGTGCTTTAAGATCAGCCATCTCGGACATTGAG GTGGAGAGTAGGCCCCTGCCTGGCCGCACGGAGCTTCGACTGCCCGGCTGCCCCATCTCTGTGTGTTTCGGCCTCCTGGTTTCTGTTGCCTTCCCCGTGGATGGAGAGCCTG ATGCAGAGGTCGTGGTGGGAACCACGAGGCCAGAGACGCTACCTGGAGACGTGGCTGTGGCTGTTCATCCGGACGACTCCCGCTACACA CATCTGCATGGGCGGCAGCTTCGTCACCCCTTGACAGGGCAGCTTCTGCCCCTTATCACAGACTCCGCTGTTGAGCCACATGTGGGCACAG GGGCAGTGAAGGTGACTCCAGCACACAGTCCTGTCGATGCTGAGATGGGGGCCCGACACGGCTTGAGTCCCCTGAACGTCATTGCAGAGGATGGGACCATGACCTCCCTGTGCGGGGACTGGCTGCAG GGCCTTCACCGATTCGTAGCCCGGGAAAAGATAATGTCTGCGCTGAGGGAGCGGGGCCTGTTCCGGGGCCTCCAGAACCACCCCATGGTCCTGCCCATCTGCag CCGTTCCGGGGACGTGGTGGAATACCTGCTGAAGAGCCAGTGGTCTGTCCGCTGCCGGGAGATGGGCGAGCGGGCTGCCCAG GCCGTGGAGTCAGGGGCCCTGGAGCTCAGCCCGGCCTTCCACCAGAAGAGCTGGCAGCACTGGTTTGCCCACATCGG GGACTGGTGTGTCTCGCGGCAGCTTTGGTGGGGCCATCAGATCCCAGCCTACTTGGTCGTAGAGGAGCACGTGCAG GGTGACAGGGAGGACTGTTGGGTGGTTGGGCGGTCAGAGGCCGAGGCCAGAGAGGTCGCAGCAGAACTGACAGGGAGACCCGGGGCACAGCTGGTCCTGGAGAGGG ACCCTGATGTCTTGGACACATGGTTCTCTTCGGCCCTGTTCCCCTTTTCTGCCCTGGGCTGGCCCCGAGAG GTGCTTCTTCACCCCATGGTTCGGGACAGGCAGGGCCGGAAGATGAGCAAGTCCCTGGGGAATGTGCTGGATCCACGGGACATCATttgtggggtggggctgcag GTGCTGCAGGAAAAGCTGAGAAGTGGGAACTTGGACCCCGCAGAGCTGGCCATCGCAGCCGCCGCACAG ACAAAGGACTTTCCTCATGGGATCCCTGAGTGCGGGACAGATGCCCTGAGATTCACACTCTGCTCCCACGGAGTCCTGG GGGGCGACTTGCACCTGTCTGTCTCTGAGGTTCAGAGCTGCCGACATTTCTGCAACAAGATCTGGAACGCCCTGCGCTTTATCCTCGGTGTCCTAGGGGAGCAGTTCGTGCCGCAGCCGGCAGAGGAG CTGTCTCCCTCCTCACCCTTGGACGCCTGGATCCTGAGCCGCCTTGCCCTCGCTGCCCGCGAGTGCGAGCGGGGCTTCCTCGCCCGGGAGCTGTCGCTCGTCACCCACGCCCTGCACCACTTCTGGCTGCACAACCTCTGTGACGTTTACCTG GAGGCTGTGAAGCCCCAGCTGCGGCACGCGCCCCGTGCCCTGGGACCCCCTCAGGTCCTGTTCCTCTGCGCCGACCTCGGCCTCCGCCTCCTCGCCCCGCTAATGCCCTTCCTGGCTGAAGAGCTCTGGCAGAGGCTgccccccaggcctggctgctcccccacccccagtgtctCGGTTGCCCCCTACCCCAGTGCGCGAAGCTTG GAGCACTGGCGCCAGCCCGAGCTGGAGCGGCGCTTCTCCCGGGTCCAGGAGGCCGCGCAGGCGCTGAGGGCCCTCCGAGCCACGTACCAACTCACCAAGGCCCGGCCCCGAG TGCTGCTGCAGAGCTCTGAGCCTGGGGAGCAGGACCTCTTCGAGGCGTTCCTTGAGCCCCTGGGCACCCTGGGCCACTGTGGGGCCGTGGGCCTCTTACCCCCGGGTGCAGTAGCTCCCTTTGGCTGGGCCCAGGCTCCGCTAAGTGACACAGTGCAGGTCTACATGGAGCTGCAG GGCCTGGTGGAGCCCCAGACCCATCTGCCTCTGCTAGCCGCCCGAAGGCACAAGTTGCAGAAGCAGCTCGATGGCCTCATAGCCAGGACCCCACCCGAAGGGGAGGCAGAGACTCAGAGGCAGCAGAAG CTGTCTTCGCTCCAGTTGGAGCTGTCGAAACTGGACAGGGCGGCCTGGCACCTCCAGCAGCTGATGGATGAGTCTCCAGCCCTGGGGGCTCGAAGTGTCCCTGAGGACAAACAGATCGGTTAG
- the VARS2 gene encoding valine--tRNA ligase, mitochondrial isoform X3 has translation MCIPPPNVTGSLHIGHALTVAIQDALVRWHRMRGDRVLWVPGSDHAGIATQAVVEKQLWKERGVRRHELSREDFLREVWQWKEAKGGEICEQLRALGASLDWDRECFTMDAGSSAAVTEAFVRLYEAGLLYRNRQLVNWSCALRSAISDIEVESRPLPGRTELRLPGCPISVCFGLLVSVAFPVDGEPDAEVVVGTTRPETLPGDVAVAVHPDDSRYTHLHGRQLRHPLTGQLLPLITDSAVEPHVGTGAVKVTPAHSPVDAEMGARHGLSPLNVIAEDGTMTSLCGDWLQGLHRFVAREKIMSALRERGLFRGLQNHPMVLPICSRSGDVVEYLLKSQWSVRCREMGERAAQAVESGALELSPAFHQKSWQHWFAHIGDWCVSRQLWWGHQIPAYLVVEEHVQGDREDCWVVGRSEAEAREVAAELTGRPGAQLVLERDPDVLDTWFSSALFPFSALGWPRETLDLARFYPLSLLETGSDLLLFWVGRMVMLGTQLTGQLPFSKVLLHPMVRDRQGRKMSKSLGNVLDPRDIICGVGLQVLQEKLRSGNLDPAELAIAAAAQTKDFPHGIPECGTDALRFTLCSHGVLGGDLHLSVSEVQSCRHFCNKIWNALRFILGVLGEQFVPQPAEELSPSSPLDAWILSRLALAARECERGFLARELSLVTHALHHFWLHNLCDVYLEAVKPQLRHAPRALGPPQVLFLCADLGLRLLAPLMPFLAEELWQRLPPRPGCSPTPSVSVAPYPSARSLEHWRQPELERRFSRVQEAAQALRALRATYQLTKARPRVLLQSSEPGEQDLFEAFLEPLGTLGHCGAVGLLPPGAVAPFGWAQAPLSDTVQVYMELQGLVEPQTHLPLLAARRHKLQKQLDGLIARTPPEGEAETQRQQKLSSLQLELSKLDRAAWHLQQLMDESPALGARSVPEDKQIG, from the exons ATGTGTATCCCACCTCCCAATGTCACTGGCTCCCTGCACATTGGCCATGCACTCACAGTGGCTATACAGGATGCCCTTGTGCGCTG GCACCGGATGCGTGGGGACCGAGTGCTGTGGGTCCCTGGCTCAGATCATGCAGGGATTGCTACACAA GCTGTGGTGGAGAAACAGCTATGGAAGGAGCGGGGAGTGAGGAGACATGAGCTGAGCCGGGAAGACTTCCTTAGGGAGGTGTGGCAGTGGAAGGAGGC GAAAGGTGGAGAGATCTGTGAGCAGCTGCGAGCTCTGGGTGCCTCCCTGGACTGGGACCGAGAGTGTTTCACCATGGATGCT GGCTCCTCAGCGGCCGTCACCGAAGCTTTTGTGCGACTCTACGAGGCGGGGTTGTTGTACCGGAACCGTCAGCTTGTCAACTGGTCATGTGCTTTAAGATCAGCCATCTCGGACATTGAG GTGGAGAGTAGGCCCCTGCCTGGCCGCACGGAGCTTCGACTGCCCGGCTGCCCCATCTCTGTGTGTTTCGGCCTCCTGGTTTCTGTTGCCTTCCCCGTGGATGGAGAGCCTG ATGCAGAGGTCGTGGTGGGAACCACGAGGCCAGAGACGCTACCTGGAGACGTGGCTGTGGCTGTTCATCCGGACGACTCCCGCTACACA CATCTGCATGGGCGGCAGCTTCGTCACCCCTTGACAGGGCAGCTTCTGCCCCTTATCACAGACTCCGCTGTTGAGCCACATGTGGGCACAG GGGCAGTGAAGGTGACTCCAGCACACAGTCCTGTCGATGCTGAGATGGGGGCCCGACACGGCTTGAGTCCCCTGAACGTCATTGCAGAGGATGGGACCATGACCTCCCTGTGCGGGGACTGGCTGCAG GGCCTTCACCGATTCGTAGCCCGGGAAAAGATAATGTCTGCGCTGAGGGAGCGGGGCCTGTTCCGGGGCCTCCAGAACCACCCCATGGTCCTGCCCATCTGCag CCGTTCCGGGGACGTGGTGGAATACCTGCTGAAGAGCCAGTGGTCTGTCCGCTGCCGGGAGATGGGCGAGCGGGCTGCCCAG GCCGTGGAGTCAGGGGCCCTGGAGCTCAGCCCGGCCTTCCACCAGAAGAGCTGGCAGCACTGGTTTGCCCACATCGG GGACTGGTGTGTCTCGCGGCAGCTTTGGTGGGGCCATCAGATCCCAGCCTACTTGGTCGTAGAGGAGCACGTGCAG GGTGACAGGGAGGACTGTTGGGTGGTTGGGCGGTCAGAGGCCGAGGCCAGAGAGGTCGCAGCAGAACTGACAGGGAGACCCGGGGCACAGCTGGTCCTGGAGAGGG ACCCTGATGTCTTGGACACATGGTTCTCTTCGGCCCTGTTCCCCTTTTCTGCCCTGGGCTGGCCCCGAGAG ACTCTAGACCTCGCTCGCTTCTACCCCCTGTCACTTTTGGAAACGGGCAGTGACCTCCTGCTGTTTTGGGTGGGCCGCATGGTTATGCTAGGCACTCAGCTCACAGGACAGCTCCCCTTCAGCAAG GTGCTTCTTCACCCCATGGTTCGGGACAGGCAGGGCCGGAAGATGAGCAAGTCCCTGGGGAATGTGCTGGATCCACGGGACATCATttgtggggtggggctgcag GTGCTGCAGGAAAAGCTGAGAAGTGGGAACTTGGACCCCGCAGAGCTGGCCATCGCAGCCGCCGCACAG ACAAAGGACTTTCCTCATGGGATCCCTGAGTGCGGGACAGATGCCCTGAGATTCACACTCTGCTCCCACGGAGTCCTGG GGGGCGACTTGCACCTGTCTGTCTCTGAGGTTCAGAGCTGCCGACATTTCTGCAACAAGATCTGGAACGCCCTGCGCTTTATCCTCGGTGTCCTAGGGGAGCAGTTCGTGCCGCAGCCGGCAGAGGAG CTGTCTCCCTCCTCACCCTTGGACGCCTGGATCCTGAGCCGCCTTGCCCTCGCTGCCCGCGAGTGCGAGCGGGGCTTCCTCGCCCGGGAGCTGTCGCTCGTCACCCACGCCCTGCACCACTTCTGGCTGCACAACCTCTGTGACGTTTACCTG GAGGCTGTGAAGCCCCAGCTGCGGCACGCGCCCCGTGCCCTGGGACCCCCTCAGGTCCTGTTCCTCTGCGCCGACCTCGGCCTCCGCCTCCTCGCCCCGCTAATGCCCTTCCTGGCTGAAGAGCTCTGGCAGAGGCTgccccccaggcctggctgctcccccacccccagtgtctCGGTTGCCCCCTACCCCAGTGCGCGAAGCTTG GAGCACTGGCGCCAGCCCGAGCTGGAGCGGCGCTTCTCCCGGGTCCAGGAGGCCGCGCAGGCGCTGAGGGCCCTCCGAGCCACGTACCAACTCACCAAGGCCCGGCCCCGAG TGCTGCTGCAGAGCTCTGAGCCTGGGGAGCAGGACCTCTTCGAGGCGTTCCTTGAGCCCCTGGGCACCCTGGGCCACTGTGGGGCCGTGGGCCTCTTACCCCCGGGTGCAGTAGCTCCCTTTGGCTGGGCCCAGGCTCCGCTAAGTGACACAGTGCAGGTCTACATGGAGCTGCAG GGCCTGGTGGAGCCCCAGACCCATCTGCCTCTGCTAGCCGCCCGAAGGCACAAGTTGCAGAAGCAGCTCGATGGCCTCATAGCCAGGACCCCACCCGAAGGGGAGGCAGAGACTCAGAGGCAGCAGAAG CTGTCTTCGCTCCAGTTGGAGCTGTCGAAACTGGACAGGGCGGCCTGGCACCTCCAGCAGCTGATGGATGAGTCTCCAGCCCTGGGGGCTCGAAGTGTCCCTGAGGACAAACAGATCGGTTAG